The Trichomycterus rosablanca isolate fTriRos1 chromosome 6, fTriRos1.hap1, whole genome shotgun sequence DNA segment CATCTTCCGATTTTTCTTCTGGTACTGTTCAGCCTGATGAGACAGAAAATATACATTATTTGTATAACAACTGTGTCAAATTATGCGAACACACAAGGAGTGATTACACTTGTCACAAATGTTATGCTCAaagacatttatttacattttcagcatttagcagacgcttttatccaaagcaacttacacaatgagcaattgagggttaagggccttgctcagggacccaacagtggcgacctaGTGGtcgcggggcttgaaccggcaaccttctgtttactagtccagtaccttaaccactgagctatctctggccctttatttttaactgttgcATACCGCATCCAGCTATTTCCTGCAGCACATTCATTTACCAGCAGTCTTACTTTTATACAACTAGGTATAGACATCTAGGGTGATATGTTAAGATCTTTTTTCTCTCACTTTTGCACTGTTCCATGTCAGATATATTTAAATCCCCTGTGCACACTGGTTACTGCTGCCAACTGCACAACAACCTCACTAGCTGAAGGAAAACATCATCTCAGACACATAGAATCTGCTGGTCACCTTTTTACATCTGCCTTTTACAAAAGGTGTTAAGAGCCTtagaatgtacagtgtatcacaaaagtgagtacacccctcacatttctgcagatatttaagtatatcttttcatgggacaacactgacaaaatgacactttgacacaatgaaaagtagtctgtgtgcagcttatataacagcgtaaatttattcttccctcaaaataactcaatatacagccattaatgtctaaaccaccggcaacaaaagtgagtacaccccttagtgaaagttcctgaagtgtcaatattttgtgtggccaccattatttcccagaactgccttaactctcctgggcatggagtttaccagagcttcacaggttgccactggaatgcttttccactcctccatgacgacatcacggagctggcggatattcgagactttgcgctcctccaccttccgcttgaggatgccccaaagatgttctgttgggtttaggtctggagacatgcttggccagtccatcacctttaccctcagcctcttcaataaagcagtggtcgtcttagaggtgtgtttggggtcattatcatgctggaacactgccctgctacccagtttccggagggaggggatcatgctctgcttcagtatttcacagtacatattggagttcatgtgtccctcaatgaaatgtaactccccaacacctgctgcactcatgcagccccagaccatggcattcccaccaccatgcttgactgtaggcatgacacacttatttttgtactcctcacctgattgccgccacacatgcttgagaccatctgaaccaaacaaattaatcttggtctcatcagaccataggacatggttccagtaatccatgtcctttgttgacatgtcttcagcaaactgtttgcgggctttcttgtgtagagacttcagaagaggcttccttctggggtgacagccatgcagaccaatttgatgtagtgtgcggcgtatggtctgagcactgacaggctgaccgcccacctttttaatctctgcagcaatgctgacagcactcctgcgcctatctttcaaagacagcagttggatgtgacgctgagcacgtgcactcagcttctttggacgaccaacgcgaggtctgttctgagtggaccctgctcttttaaaacactggatgatcttggccactgtgctgcagctcagtttcagggtgttggcaatcttcttgtagccttggccatcttcatgtagcgcaacaattcgtcttttaagatcctcagagagttctttgccatgaggtgccatgttggaactttcagtgaccagtatgagagagtgtgagagctgtactactaaattgaacacacctgctccctatgcacacctgagacctagtaacactaacaaatcacatgacattttggagggaaaatgacaagcagtgctcaatttggacatttaggggtgtagtctcttaggggtgtactcacttttgttgccggtggtttagacattaatggctgtatattgagttattttgagggaagaataaatttacactgttatataagctgcacacagactacttttcattgtgtcaaagtgtcattttgtcagtgttgtcccatgaaaagatatacttaaatatctgcagaaatgtgaggggtgtactcacttttgtgatacactgtacttagGACCATGCTACTCTTTCTGCATTTCTTTGCTGCTTGTGGCAGTGCCTAAACCAGATAGTACAAGTTCCCTTACTCAAACATGGCCAACTgagaaaaagaaattaaatcaCATTTTCTTCTGCAAGACCACATACAGCCAACAGCTATGGTGACATTAAGTCACTAGCTAAAAaggcttttattgtattatttattgtattattatattgtgttttttCCTAGTATCCTAGCATTCAGAAACTTTAACAAACAATATGCTCTGTAATATTTAAACTTGGTACCACCTGACCTTAACAACTGAAATTTATGAGAAAAAAAGTAGTTTATGCAATTTTATCATATACTCTAAAATGTTGTTTGATGATAACCCTAAAATATGTTAACTGAAAAAATTGCTTTACCTTCTGTAATTGTTTAAGTCCATCCTCTGTTTTTACACAGGCTTGTTCCACGTTGAAGTCAATTCTGTCAAGAACTGTACCCTGTTGCAAGTACACAGAAAAATTGCCTATTTACTCGTAATATttagtgtaaatatatatatatatatatattttgtaacaTGAACTGTAGTAGGTTGAGCCAAGCATAGGAGACCCAAGGAGGACAAAAGCTCAAGAGTCCCAGTTCCAACACCTTCAACTTTATTTGTTTACACACACCAGGGATATTTACAAACGCgttattcatttaaaagaaCAAGAACCACAGCTGGTTCACATAGTAACTCCAGGCAGTTACTCGGGTTATTCATTTTAGGCCTCCCGCCATTATTTTTCCCTCCCCCCTTACTTCCTCCTGTTTAATCAAAAAGGTCCCTCCCCTCTAGGACCTGGCAGCCAATCCAGCTACAGCTGAAACTGGAGGGAACATTCTCAACACATACAATTCCTAATAATTCAGCTAGCTTAATTTACAATTTACTCTATGCTTTCTCTCTCTTCAGGCACCTTCTACCCGGCAACGTCACGTATCATCCCTGATACCCGGACCATCCCCACCACGACaggtaagtatttatttatttatactatttacAATATTAACTGGGTTAGCCCCTTTCCTCATTCATTACAACCAGACTTGGTGATGTGTAAGGTATCCTTACATcatcacatatacatatatacacattatataatattaatctTTTTGAACCTTTAGTTAACTGACAAATGCACAAACAACTAATTATGTAGAAACTTTTTATGTTTTGGCTATGGACAACCAGAGGCcaaaaccactgttaaatgtgtgtgacctttgattgctcagacagcactgcatgagaaactgtaCCGCTAATGTGTgaatagggctggacgatatggctaaaatttatatcacgatataactcctattttcggtcgatacgatataattccgatatcgatatgaataatactgaaaaaaagctgaatacaccactgaattagtccttcctctcttatcagctatttcgtctgcttctttttcaactgtgtacagtggcggagccagacaatttctatatcggtggccagactgagaccattgctcacacaggggtggcacagaaactgtctgataccttattttttgtatgtggcaagtggctgttgatctagtaatgttttggtcactcacttgtttacctatacaggcagtgaatgtaatgtagaattacatcaagcctagaataataagctttttattttttttccctcattttccctgtgaaaaactaaaatatagcctataaccttaacattatgaggaagaatttcaaagatattcctttgcaatacttaaTCATTTGACttcaaacttgtgtgtactgatgactcatttgaaccccagaacatgctagtgtaaatgcatggaaaacaaattttaattttctttcaagaatatgacacattctgaccagcactattaagccaaatcagcattgaaaattgactttacttttaatatccttctacaatgctggggcttcttaaaactgaatattttctgttaaatagaagtgttatttaaattccattaaattgtttttcggaaaaaaagaagaagcccaatttagaggaaaaccgcccaatctggcaacagtggaacACGCAGAGCCCGTTGGTGCCTTTACTCTtagcgcgccacaactaatAAGTATTATAACTTAGTATAACTACTAAGTATCATTAGTACTCAGTACtagtacttcttctgtaattgtgttggtggtggacatttatgttgagtgtattactgcactgttttgatgaAGAACTACTTAAGGTgtgctgttgaattgcgtccctgtgggaacacctgcgtgcaaaaatgcttccgcaaaaaagtaacaccggCAAAGCTGACGTAATATATATcgttcgaatttgtttaaaaatcatatcacagttattgaaacattttctatcgcgatatatatggatatcgaattattgtccagcactatgtGTGAAGTATAGCCACATGGGTTCAACTGgtgaaatgcaacctgaaactcaaaCCATAGATCAATTATACCCATAAACAGTCCAcccagagcccagacctaaaTCCAGTTGAAAATCTATGAGGTGACCTGAAGAGGGGTTGTGCACAGGAGATGCCCTCGCAATTTTGAGTGGCCAAAGACTGCCaagtcaagatgtgccatgctgatagACTCTTACCCAAAAGACTTTTAAAATCATAAAATCAAAAGGtacttcaacaaagtattaatttGAGGGTTTGCATATTTATAAACTACATTATTCTAAGCTGTAAAATTATACATCTTGGTCATATTTTTTACACAACAAAAATATGGCATTGTAACAGGGtgtaaagatttattttatatccGCCGCCTATCCATAGATAACCTTATGTAGTTGCAAAAAATGAAATTGATTATGTCTGTCCTAGTAAGGTCTTTTGTACTGTTATATTACACCGATAGAGAGATACAGTTGACAAGAAACTCCATTAAGAGCAAACTGGCTTCAGATGTGCACATTTGTGTCAAGCCATTACATTGTGCAACACCACTCAACAATCAATAGAATTCCAACAACTGCTGCTTATCAACTTTATTGACTTCCGGAAAGCATCTGACAGCATACATTGTGACTTGTGGTATGTTGATAGAACTTGAAAAAGTCTAGCTGTTTTGTGAAAAAGGAAAAGGGCACCACTGACTTCTTCCCATCAATGCTGTTGTATGTCAGTAGTGTATCCTGTCACCATTCTTATTTCTGTTGGAAATTGACTAGTTGACAAGGGCAATGAATGACAAGAAAACTGGAAGCACAGATGGTGACAAGCTGGTGTCAGGAACAAGCTGAGGGCTAGAGCACACCAAGCTCCCCTGCCTAGCATCCTGTTAGCCAATGTCCAGTCTATAGAAAACAAGCTTGATGACCTCCGAGCCAGAATCAAGTTCAAGAGAGACATTCGGGACAGCAACCTTCTCTGCTTCACTGAGACATGGCTGAACCCAGCGATACCAAACATCGCCATACAGCCAGGCCGAGTTCTTTTCCGTATACCGCATGGACAATGAAGTTgagtactgtgtatgactatgggtgtgacaaataaacaaataaacattgatttgattatatcagctattgatgaataacTATTTCTAATGCGGTACAGTCTGCCATCTAtgctcctcaaagactcaaAGACCTTTTCATGAATACTGCTTTTATTCTAAATCATGACTACAATTAACTTTCAACATCACATGCTTGTAATCACACCATTATGCTTTTTAATGCACAAAGTGTTTCAGAAAGAAACTGACCTGTTCTACCACCATGCCTGCAAGGTCCTGAAAAATTTCATTAAGATCGGAGATGGACTGTACAATTTGCCGGATTTCTCGCTCCCTCTCTTCCACCATCACTGTGTTACGATCCACCAAAGCAAGCTGGTCCTCTGTAAAGCCCTAAAAAGCCCCCaaaaagttatttattattaatattattatatattaataatatattttgttAAGTTAGATATATCTAGTTATATTAGACATGTATTTGCTCATTCAACTTACTGTGTCATATAGTGCTATGCCTTCATCCTCATCCATTAAAGGACCAAAAAAGTGCTTGGACCGTTCTTCACGATTCTTCATGCCTGAGGTACATTGAAAATAGAGGATTGGAAGTGACTAAAAGAATAGCATTTTGAGGTAGACTTAATGTAGTGTAATGTTAATTGTAGTCTCAAAATAAGTGACCTTCTCTGAAACTGTCACATAACAGCATGTAAAAATCTATATCTGTAGTAGACTGTGTGTATTGTAAAAAAGTGTGACTAATGGAGTACTGGAGACAGATGGTTGTGTGCTCTTACGTTTAAGGTAACTGGACTGTACATATCTAAAGTTGGTTGAAAGCTCCTGAAGCTTTTGAGCCAATGAGGAAACAACGTTTCTAAGCAGCTTTTCCTCCTGTTCTGTACAGTGACCAGAGCGGGACTGTAGCCCCAATACTGCCCGCTGACTCCGATgaaacatctatacacacaaacacattatagATGTCAAATGACTTAATATCAGACTTATTTACTATctacttaataaaatacttattaAGCTGACAATAAAatgcaatattaattttatctctcagCTAAGTACAGCTAACTGTGAGTTAAACATTCACGTTTGTAAAGGAATAATCAGGTATAAAGTTCAAGACATtttgaaaacatttaaataatgcatCAGTTTTGTGTAAGGATTAATTCATCATAAATACTTGATAACTGATAAGGTTAATGCACTGCACTGATTTCCTTTATTTTCAGTTACCAGCTGAGATGTTATGTATGCATGGTATAACCTGTGTGATTTCCTGTGTACTGATTTCTATGGCATGCTCCTCTTCACTGCTATCATCCAGCGTTGGACGGTTCATATGTTTGTCGTGTAAATTTGCCAGGTCCTTAATTTTCTGCTGTATACGTGTCATCTCATACTGAATCTAAGGACAGAACAAAGCCGGTAGTGAGACATTATTACAACAGCCAGCATAAACAGGCATACAGACTTTTTAATGCAAACATAAGCATAATTTACTGGCAAATTGCTGACATGTGGCTAATTGGGTGACATTGTGGGGTGCATTTAAGTTAGACATGAGGACAAATACAGGCTGCTGGTGTAGGATTTAAACAAAGGAATGCATGAATGCAACATAGAAAAATGTGGTTTGTTTTTGCAAGTAATGATTTTTGCAGTTGATGTTTGGTGAAGAAACTTTTACATCTTCATGCTCTCTTCCAGTTATTGTTACTCCTCCAGTTTTGAGAAAAAATGTGATTGTCAAAAATCAGAAGCAaattacaaacaaaaaatataaagcatCATGTATGCCAAGCAAGCACTGACTGTTTTAACTAAATTCTGTGAGtcacttattatttttacattttttattttaataatttaattttaatttaaaataatggttttaataaaaaaatcaaaactaaagtttctgttttattaagtGCACAATTACAATTTTGAGGATACAAAATACTTCTGTCCTTCAGTTTTgagacagttttactgttttttttttaaggggtGTAATTTCCTTTGTATTATTCTGTGTGCCTGTcttattttctttctgttttagcACAGTCCCTATATTTGTTGACAGAAATACATCTGTCTGCACCTGTCTGTATGAAAAGTAACAATAAAGATCTAAACCATCACCAAACAGTGATATTTTCACAAGCACTAACACAAAAATTGTGTTAATGCATAAATACACTAACTTCACCAGGGACTAAAGCTCTACAAAATGGCTAAAATAACATGCTTAActaattaaatttttaaatcatcttaattttattcacatttacaaatacactggcttatatatttttaaaacatacactaCAGTAATTACAGTACATTCTACATGTCATTGTCTAAAGGACGCAAGTAACAAAAGTTGCATCTAGGCAAAGAATAAAGCTGCGTTTGTATACACATTTACAACAACAACCCTCAATTACCACAACAATGGAAAACACTGCTGAGTAAAAGGCATATGACAACTGGCATATGTCAAAAACACCTCAAGTTTTCTgagatattgttttttttaattgaacagCCAGAATGTGGTTGACTTGCAATAATTGACAACCATAAATTCTGCTTActactaaaaaaacaaaaaaaagaccaGTCATTAGTCTGTGTTTGGGTATGCACCAAAAAACGATTAGAGGCAAAACAGCAAGTCCACCTCTAAATGGCTCAAAGACAGAGGCCAACTTTAGGACTGGTGTTTTTGTTTGGCAGGATCCAAAAAAGAAAATCATGTGCAATTCCTTATACCAGCTTaaattctgcaaaaaaaaaaaaaaaaaaaaaaggtcagccAGAAACAAAAGGTCTCTGGACAGGTAGTACAGACAAAGGGCCAGGGAAAAGGTGCTGAAATGCCAAAGTCAAAATGGCAATTAGTGACCCACTGTTGAAAAGACAACGCACCGGCCAGACTGCCCTGTCTACCATAGAACGTCAAAATTGGACAATGAAGAATGAAAAAAGTTGACCTGGTCTAATTtataatgttttcttttatatcACGTGGACAGGCGTGGAAGTGAATAGCTTTCTGGAGAAGAAATGGTACCAGGATGctctatgggaagaaggcaagccagacGAGGGCAGGGTATTGCTCTGGGCAATGTTCTACTGGGGGAACTTTGGGTCCTagcatttatttaagtattactTTTGTACAGACCACCTGCCTACACATTATTTCATAATGgcagtggcctctttcagcaagaTAATATAAACTTCCACACTATAAAAATGTGCAGGAATGACCTGTGGAACATGACAAACAAGTCAAAGTGTTAACTTGACCTCAAAAAATGTGTGGGGATGTCTGCTGGTAATGTCTTGGAGCTAGATACCATAGGACACCTTCGGAGGTCTTGTGGAGTCTTTACCTTGATGGGCCAGAGCTGTTTTACACAATATTAGGTAGGTGGATTTATTGTGAATTACAATAATATGGTTGCAAAAATATGCACAACCTAAAACTAATACTTTTTTACCCTTTGACCATTTTATGACAGCATTCAGTGTTTTTGGGTAGGAGTCTAAAATCACTGCTCATCTTGACTTGGCAATTGCTGCCAATAATTCTTTGCAAAAGAGCTTTTAATGTGCACAGCCACTTCAGGTCATTACAGAaattttcaattggattcaggtctgggccaTTTCAAAACTTCAATGTTCTTCTGGGGAAGCCATTCATTTGTTGATGTGGAGGTATGCTTTTTTGTTGTGCTGAAAGGTGAAATTTCTCTTCATCTCAGCTTGTGCCAAACCTACCTTTTGAATTATCGCTAAAAAAAGTTCAACCTTGTGATTGAACCATTACACATTTTCTCACACGCTTTTGGCAGACCTGATGTAggtttttgcaaaatgtagcCTTGGATGTATCTCGTCACCCTACCCAGGAGCCCACAAATATGAAGACATGAAGCCAAATGTATGATTCTATTCACTTGTTGGTATTGCTCTGATGGCAGCGCGTGCAGACGCAGCGGCTCGATGCTCTCCCTTCCTTTGTAGTTTTTTcggttttttttcttgttttatgtTTGTCAGTACATGTAACAGTAGCAGTGAGCTGCTCATACACTCGAGCACAACTTATCTGCATCAGTGAACAGTACAAGGAGTATACTTTTAATTCAAAAAACATTCCACCGGAGATACTTCGCTCACCTGAGCCCCATGGAGCTATCCTCCCGGCAAAGCGACGAAGGCGGCGTAGGGACAGAAAGCAGAAACGGGGGAAGCGAGCCGGGCTACGCGCTAGGCTACAGGCTAACCCCTACAGACCAGCCGTTCCGAGTCTCCTTCTGACCAACTCCAGGTCTCTTGTCAACAAGATGGACGAGATCAGGCTCTGGATTACCTCACACGATAAAAACAACTGTGTGATGATCATTACAGAAACCTGGCTGAATCCACATGCATACAAAGCCAAAGCATCTGCACACCTCAGACTTTCGGACCACATCACCTTGAACCTGACCCCAGTGTACAAACCTTTGATCTGCAGGACACGACCAACAATCAAAACTGTACAGGTGTGGAGTGAGGATACAACCTCAATactgcaggactgttttgacaACACAGATTGGGATTTGTTTGCACAGGGGGCAGATTTGGAGGAATATGCATCATCAGTCATGGGATACATAAACTTTTGCACTGAGAATGCTCtcacaacaaaaacaataaaagcgtTTCCTAATCAGAAGCCATGGTTAAACAGGAACGTACAGACTTTGATTAAAAGACGTGACACAGC contains these protein-coding regions:
- the stx16 gene encoding syntaxin-16, encoding MATRRLTDAFLLLRNNAIQNRQILAEQVSTYEPRRTLNTRSNAAEFDELADDRMALVSGISMDPEATIFVSKRLSPKWIEGVDEIQYEMTRIQQKIKDLANLHDKHMNRPTLDDSSEEEHAIEISTQEITQMFHRSQRAVLGLQSRSGHCTEQEEKLLRNVVSSLAQKLQELSTNFRYVQSSYLKRMKNREERSKHFFGPLMDEDEGIALYDTGFTEDQLALVDRNTVMVEEREREIRQIVQSISDLNEIFQDLAGMVVEQGTVLDRIDFNVEQACVKTEDGLKQLQKAEQYQKKNRKMLVILILFVVVIILILILFVTKF